The genomic window TATCAAAAAGATATTTGGTCAGTGATTCACCTGTATAAATAGCCCAGCTCTTTTCAAACAAGTGGTTTCCAAGGCATCTCCACTCTATGCAGTTAGCTGCCGCACACTGTAGTTACAATAATTAAGGCTTTAAAATACGACCTCTATAAATAGAAATCCGCACATAATGAAAAGTGAGTATTAAAAAGAATGACATTTGAATGCattgcaaaatgtaaaaactttcCAGCTatgctattaaaatgtatttttaggtACAGTGCAAATGGGCAAGCAATTCCTGAGCTGAAATAACAAGCGGAATGCCACTATGTTTGCAACAGTCTCCTCCTAAGACTGCAACATTAAAAATGCGCACTGAGAGCGGCCTATACTTCCACAGAATTATCGTCATCGAACGTAAGTAGAGCAAACCTGTTGACCACAccttgggtgggagggggcctCTGTGTGGCTCCGCCCACATTATACTGCCTCCTGCCTCTCCTCTTCTtactggaggaggaggcgaaGAAGCCAGCGCCCACAGAGCGCCACACCGCCCCCTGGATGGCGCTGTAGAGCTGCGTAGGAAAGGGGGCTCCTGCCAGCAGAGCCTCTGGGGTACTGCCCCCCTTCATCTCCTTCACCGCCCGGTGCGCGAACGTCCCACTGTACAACCTGTCCCGAGAGAGACGGGAAACACTCAGCATGAACTGAGCATGAGCCAGTCACCCCTTCACCAAGAGCCTTTCCCCTAGCAGACCAATTCACCCATTCACCAAGAGCCTTTCCCCTAGCAGACCAATTCACCCAATCACCAAGAGCCTCTCACTCAGCAGACCAATTCACCCATTCACCAAGAGCCTCTCACTCAGCAGACCAATTCACCCCTTCACCAAGAGCCTCTCACTCAGCAGACCAATTCACCCATTCACCAAGAGCCTCTCACTCAGCAGACCAATTCACCCATTCACCAAGAGCCTCTCACTCAGCAGACCAATTCACCCATTCACCAAGAGCCTCTCACTCAGCAGACCAATTCACCGATTTACCAAGAGACTCTCACTCAGCAGACCAATTCACCCATTCACCAAGAGCCTCTCACTCAGCAGACCAATTCACCCATTCACCAAGAGCCTCTCACTCAGAAGACCAATTCGCCCCTTCACCAAGAGCCTCTCACTCAGCAGACCAATTCACCCCTTCACCAAGCGCCTCTCACTCAGCAGACCAATTCACCCATTCACCAAGAGCCTTTCACCCAACAGACCAATTCAACCATTCACCAAGAGCCTTTCATTGAGAGGACCTACCTGCTCATGACTAGGAACGCCAACAACAGGGGGCAGAGGAAGGTCAGACTTTGCAgtgatcatgtgaccagctAATAATGCAACTTTACAGGGACAACATTTTCTGGAATTCTTGGTTTTGTGGAATTAATCGCTCACAAAAATTATTCAAGAAAGTGTAAGTTATaagacagaaaataacaaacaagccacagtctgcatttgtttttgataATCTGAGAGTTCATCTTTCTCCTGACTACTTCTCCTGGAgtacatatttttgaaatacaatattCCACATGTGAAAGCGTAAGGCATCTCACAGGTAAAGAGCACTTTGTGAGAGCAGGGCTCAGTCATGCATACTGTACCAGGTGCACTCTGGCTCTGGCAGTGGACAGCAGAGCAGCTGGTTCAGGTAGAAGCTCATCCACAGGCAGGACTGCCACTGGCTGTAAGCATGGGCCACGTCCAGGTCCAAGCCTTTCCTCTCACCCGCCCTGACCCGCAGCCTGCCCAGCCTATCGCAGACCGTGCCCACGCCCGGATACCCAGCCGCTGGCCCTAGAGGGACAGGAGCGGTGTAGACCATTACTAATGATATAACAGTGTCTCAGTTCAGCCATTGAGTTTCCTACAGAGACATAACAGATCTACTGACGCTACACCGGTAAGAGCAAGATCAAAGGCAAGGACAGGCAGCATTCCACTGGATACAGTATTCCCATGCTACATATTGTGGAATGAGAACTCCATTATCAATACGTACCCAGCTATAGATGAGGCCATACTGCATGTTAGTGTATATGATACAATGTGTTTCCAACTACAGAATACAGAGTGTTCACTAGTTGTCACTGATGATACGGAACTCTCAGTACAGATTAAACAGCTCTTGATATGCCTTGCATATAGGTCACACAGTAAGTGTTTGTGTAGAAGACATGCAGTACGCCATAGGATTTGTGCTAGCCGCTGCACCTCTCTGGTTGCCTCCAAGTCTGCAGAGCTCTCCATACACGATGCCCAGCAGCAGGGCCTGGACCATCTGCAGGTCAGGTTTGGGCTTGCAGCTGCTTAGCCAGTAGCAGGTAACGCACACAGGTAAGCTGAGGTGAGGGAGAACGGCTGTGGCAATGGACTCATCTACTCCCAAAGTCTCCAGGAGCACCTGAAGTCGGACTGGTAAAGGGACCTAAAAAACAAGCAAGGATGTGAAACATACACAAGGAAACATACGTGACATGAATTCCATGGTTTACCACATAGGCTGGAAGCTCAGAAATGTTTTCCACCATTCATAGGGCTCCTCAGTGAAAGACCTGATTGGAGATGTTTGGTGTAAATTCATACAAGACCTCTTTGGGCATCAAATTTAGGTCAAGAAGTTAAATGCCCAGTTATTGAGCACTGCATTGAGAACAACGACCTTTGGCTCAGCAGTGAATGAgatcaaaataaattatggtAATTTCATTACTGGTTAGCTGGATGGAATTGCATGGATGTTCTTTCCTAATTAGCAAGGATGCGCAATCAAGTTTAATCTGAGCCCATTGCTCATTAGAGGTCCCACAGAGTGCATTAAGCCTTCACTGACACAGGGAGTGAGCTCAGCTACCTCATTCATTTTCTCCAGAGGCAGCTGCTGAAGGCCACGTGGGAGAACAGCCTGAACATGAGATCCACTCAAGTCGAGAGACTGCCTGTCAAACTCCTGCACGCCGTATAGCGGGCTGCCCTCGTTCGCGCTGGCGGCCTTTCTCTGCTTGCTGCCCCGCCCCTGGAGAGGCTTCCTGTGCCCGTCCAGGAGCAGCCCGTACAGGACCTGGCGGATCGGCAGGGAGGCGGCGTGGCTGCTGGGAAGCCGGCAGTTCTCCACCTGCACTATGAGAATGGTCCTCTGCAGCACCAGGACGTCGAGGACGAAGGAGGGTAAGCGGCCGCTGGACAGTCCGGCCCGGAGCCAATCGGGCAAAGCTCTGACAGGCTCCGGGAGGTTGGTCACCGCGGCCCCGTGCGTGAAGTAGCGCTCCAGGTTGCTGTGGGACAGTTTGTACTCCTGCATCCCGGCGGACAAGAGGGCCCGGGTGATATCCCGGGCACTGTCCCCGACAACCTGCAGAACCGCGTCCATGGCCTGCTCCGGCCCGGTGAACTGGGACAGCCAGTGGAGCAGGTTGTCGATGCGGGCCTGCGTCCTGCTGTACGCAGGCTGCCCCGACTGCGGGAAGGTGACGCGGCTGAAAAACGTCTCCATGGACCCTGCGCTGGTGTAGTCGTTCCCAGCCATCACCGCAAAGAGAGGGAGCAGCTCTTTGTTCATGTGGTTGAAGCGGGCGCAGAACTTGTTGATGGAGAAATGCAAGGCTGGAATGTACCTCTCGGAGGTCTTCTGGCACACGCCAATGTTCTGCCACTGGAAAGACCCGAAGGGGAGATACCCACCCTTCAAGTCAAAGACATAGAAGTCACTGTCCATAGTTAGCACTGCGCAGTTCCACTGATTGGCCAAGCAGGCAATCTCCCAATCAGCCTCAGCTACGCACTGGATAAAGGGCACATGAAGGCTGTACAGCACCTGTTTGAACACCTCTCTGGTGAGGAGTGGCAAGATCGAACCGTGGGAGCCCCTTGACAGAGCATCGGCCTCCTTGATCTTGCTCTTGGCCCGCTGTATTAGTGTTGGAAATTTCTTGTTGGTGTAATCGATGCCCCCATCCAGCAAGACAAAGGGCCGTATGTTGCAGGTGGAAAGGGCCTCAAAGAATTGCTGGATGAGGTTGGCAAAGGAGTCATAGTCTCCCCCACGCTGCTGGTCCAAGCCTGAGGTGAAGTAGAGTCTGAAGTACAAGCTGCAGCCGTCAATTACAAGTGTTGTGTTACTCAGCTTCAGGTCCTTAAAAAACAGCCTCCTGTTTTCTTCCATGTAACTTGTGAGTCCCTGAACACCCATGGTTTCTGCAATTCCTGAAGGTATCACAGTTGGCAAGGTTATTAATTACAGGGTGACTGCAGCCTCCACCAGCAACTATAAAAACTTCTTCCTCATAGTTACAGCCACcataaaatgctttaaattgGACTACAATACAAAGAAATGTAAGCAAATAAGAATGACAGGCtttcataataaaacatttatgacTGTAGTATAATGTATATTCACCTGGAATTTGCAGGCTCAGCTTGGACGTGATTAACTAGTAACACGGTTTACCttcacagctgtttttttttttgtttgcttttcgaAGAATAGCAATGTTATCATGCCTTGAAAAAAGGTATTTATTGGTTTACACGCTTTACAGTACaccttttactgaaaaaattaaACCAGGTGAATAAAATTTAgataaatagctagctaaccgGGAGAATCATTACAATAAAGGCTAATAATGCGCTAATAATTGAGCCAACTTAAAACGTAAGCAAGCAAAAAGGTTAACTTCATATTTCTAAGTTAAAGCATTTTGTCTTACCGTGGATTCAGAACGCAGAGATGCTAACGATAACGATAAGTTAATAAACACCTTAAGAACATAACAGTTCATGTGTTCAGTGTATTTCACCCGCAGAACTGTTCTTATTTACTAGTTCGGTTATTCACATGCACAGCGCTGCAGGCGACTCTTCCCTCATGTCACTGCCAGAGCACACGCCACACCCTCCTATTTTGGCTCCTTCGCTTCCGACGGGGCGAACTGAAACATGGGGAATGTAGTCCTGAATCGAAATGAGGCGCGTCATCGtttctatttttctttacaCCATTTtagtgattacattacattacattataggcatttagctgacgctcttatccagagcgacttacaacagtgtaaccaaactcaggatcaagtccacttaggtccattgaataaaatgtagataaaaagcctttactatagtagcatacagtaaggagaaacgagagtctgaaccaaaaaatttttttttttttttttttttttttttttttttttttttttaaatagttatgggagagggtttagggaagaggagagaggtatacagagaagaggtgcgtcttgagtttccgtttgaaggtgctcagacactctgctgttctgacctccactggaagatcgttccaccatcgtggggccagaactgcaaagagtcgagaccttgttgctgctcgtgtagggggaggaatcagccgccctgtagtagccgatcggagcgatctggccggcttgtagggtctgatcatcttctgcagataaccaggagctgaccccttgactgcttggaaagcaagcaccagtgtcttaaaccggatgcgagcttgcactggtagccagtggagggagatgaggaggggagtgacgtgggagtcacgagggaggttgtaaaccagacgtgctgctgcattctggatgagctgaaggggtctggtggctgatgctgggaggccagccaggagggagttgcagtagtccagacgtgacagtatcatggcctggaccaggagctgtgtggaataattggtgaggagtggtcttattctgcggatattgtacaggatgaacctgcacgaccgggtagttgccgcgatattctcagagagtgccagcctgttgtccagcacaactccaagatttcgggcactctgcgaagggtgtaggggagtgtctcctaaagaaatgggcagatgagaagtgggagaggtaagagaaggaatatggagaagttccgttttgcttgtgttgagcttgagctggtgtttggtcatccagctctggatgtcactcaggcaggcggatatgcgatcggagacctgagtgtctgtgggagagaaagagtagaaaagttgaatatcatctgcatagagatgatatgacatgccatgggcggcaataacagggccaagggacctagtatacagagaaaagaggaggggaccaaggacagagccctgagggaccccagttgtgaggggacgaggagctgacactgcaccggcccaggcaacctggaaggagcggccggagagataggacgcaatccagttgagggctggtccgcaaattcccaattctgtcagggaagacagaagtgtaggatggtcaacggtgtcgaaggcagctgagaggtcaagaagaattaggacagatgaacgggatgctgcgtgtgctgcgtggagagactcagtgacggagagcagggcagtctccGTCGAGTGACCGGGTCTGAAACCATAATAATATGGTAATATGGCAGTTGCTTTTGTCAGTCTTTCAGCAATACAGTCGCAAAGCCGTGGTTGCAGGTGTTTGTGGTCTAtctatttaatttgaaataaaagctTTCAATAATATCTCAGTCCATTCTTGGCCGATCAGGACCACAAGAATCCACTATAAGAGGAATACTTCTTGGTCTGAAAGAGTTCTAACCTATTACCAGcaaaacataattaattatgatAGGTCCGTAATAACATGTCGaatatcaacaaaaataaaggtgTCTACCTCAAGAGTGGGCTATTTATAAACCCTTCTTACAGTACTGTATCTTGCATGTGGGTACATGGATGTTAATCGTGGACACAAGTGCCAAATTGCAGTGACAGCAgcgaattaaaaaaatgtaattattagcTGCAGACATAATACACTAGACAAATTTAACTGGGATGTACCGTAAACCTTCTTGTCAAGTTATAACTGAAGTGACTAATATGTGACTCTAAATACTGAAACAATTTGCCCATCCTTTTTCTGACTTACACAAGCCCTTagcacatttgatttttttcaggAAGTATAGAAGTTACAAAACCAATTATTGATCAATCATGctatacagtaaaacaaaaaataagactGCAATTTTACTAGAATCTTATTTCTATCACAACCCTTATGAATTGGGAATAGGGACTGCAGTGCAAGTGCTATTGGCAGATACGTACATGAAATGTTTGCATCAGCCATCGAGTGACATGCTGCAGGACTGACATTAATGACATAAATGACCTCAGAGATATGAACCCTTGAGAAATATGGATTATTCATAACCTCAGACATTTGTGTTCATACTCATCCCTGAAACCTCCTCTGTGAATCTTTGAAAGCTTAGAAAAGCATGTGGTCCCCTCTGAAATATATAAAGCGGCTGGGAAAGGGGAATGCTTAatgcaaatggaaataaatatgtatatttggTCCTGAACAGAATAGTCATAGTTGCACGCTAGCTTGACTGGCCCAAACTATACATTTTCTTGGCTTAATTTATGCAAATACTAAAGACGAATAAACAGTAgttctttttctattttacaactttattataaaattacattgtaattttcaattatataaattgaaaataatacatGACATGTTGCTGGGAATTACCAACCAGTTCCCAAACTCCAGACAGCATAACAGACAACATTCTCTCACCTCAAATCCTCAAATAATTGATATGTGTGAAAGAACTATATCTGATGTATTGAGTGCCAAGTGGAAATTATCTGTAGCAGTTATGAGGCCCTCTAGTGGTGGCATTGACAAATAGGCAATATGCtgaatatggggggggggggggttagggttagggttagggttgggcgggggggaggcATGGCCAGGGATGGGAAAGGAGGACAGTATCCCTTTCTGAATAAGTTTGTGAATGACCGATTAAAGACCGGTCCCTGTATGGAACATGTTACTATGCCCTAATTCTAGAGAGAACATGGAGAAGAACTAATTCCACAAGCTGGTGTATGCAGCCAGTTAGCTAACTGAACCAGGGTAACAGAATGCAACAGAAAACCAACACAAATACTGTGCCTCCAAGAATATTGACTACCCAAAAAGCCAAGGTAGACTACTTGGTtattataaaagcaaaataaaatccaaaactAAAAtctcttgactgtgagaaacgCACATATGGCATCATGATAACTCTTCCTCTGCTAATGCTTATTATTCTTGAACATAGAGCTGATCAATTATCTTAAATCATATATTTGATTACATTAAGTAGCATTTCAGACGTCAGATCCACCTGAGATTTGCCCAGTTTTCTCTGTAGGACACGTGTGTGAGtatccagtcctggaggaattGCATGGTCTGGCATGGTTTTTGTGCGTTTCAAAGTGTTTCTTTTTAGACTTTGATTACACGCTGACCACTCCTGTGCTTCATATGTGATTAATACATATGGTAAGAGTGCCCCCTGGTGTCaaaatttctgtttctctctcctttccatCTATGCTTCTCTCTACACgattgctggttttcatagtgactctgcacttcatgaatcaattagagcagttgattacacagttaactgaactcacctggtgtcttgggtctcaattgggtgctgattttaaggtgaaaacaaaaactaccagatcctgtagctctccaggaccagggttggagaccactgcactAGACTGAGTGATGTGGCATGCACACTGGCATTGCTCAATGGTCCCCACTTCTTTATTTTAGGATCTGGGTTCACACTTAAATCTCACAACCATTCAACCCCAAAAGATGAAGTGCCAGTGACATTACATTTGTAGATTATTTTTAAGCCTCAGTAATGGATAGGGATAATGTCTCTGCTAAATTCAACTGCAGTAAGCTTATACAGTATTTCAGTACCATTTGAGAGTAATTCCTAATTGTGCTTATTATGCACAAAGTATGTTCTATTGTCAATTGTTGTAGCTGTTGCCCTCCCATTACATCCATGCCATGCAAGTTACCATACTTGCCTATTTGGTGGgagaaataagtaaaaaagGAATTTTTCATAAAGCTCCTTATATATTTGGCAGAGATGTTTGCTTGTTCTTAATAACAGAGGTCAAACAAAGGCCAGTTTCCATTTgagaagttttattttatgttatcttCGCATTTAGAGCACTGTGCGTTTTCTGgtaatgtatttcattattACTCATagtgatttcctttttt from Anguilla anguilla isolate fAngAng1 chromosome 8, fAngAng1.pri, whole genome shotgun sequence includes these protein-coding regions:
- the aste1b gene encoding protein asteroid homolog 1 translates to MGVQGLTSYMEENRRLFFKDLKLSNTTLVIDGCSLYFRLYFTSGLDQQRGGDYDSFANLIQQFFEALSTCNIRPFVLLDGGIDYTNKKFPTLIQRAKSKIKEADALSRGSHGSILPLLTREVFKQVLYSLHVPFIQCVAEADWEIACLANQWNCAVLTMDSDFYVFDLKGGYLPFGSFQWQNIGVCQKTSERYIPALHFSINKFCARFNHMNKELLPLFAVMAGNDYTSAGSMETFFSRVTFPQSGQPAYSRTQARIDNLLHWLSQFTGPEQAMDAVLQVVGDSARDITRALLSAGMQEYKLSHSNLERYFTHGAAVTNLPEPVRALPDWLRAGLSSGRLPSFVLDVLVLQRTILIVQVENCRLPSSHAASLPIRQVLYGLLLDGHRKPLQGRGSKQRKAASANEGSPLYGVQEFDRQSLDLSGSHVQAVLPRGLQQLPLEKMNEVPLPVRLQVLLETLGVDESIATAVLPHLSLPVCVTCYWLSSCKPKPDLQMVQALLLGIVYGELCRLGGNQRGPAAGYPGVGTVCDRLGRLRVRAGERKGLDLDVAHAYSQWQSCLWMSFYLNQLLCCPLPEPECTWLYSGTFAHRAVKEMKGGSTPEALLAGAPFPTQLYSAIQGAVWRSVGAGFFASSSSKKRRGRRQYNVGGATQRPPPTQGVVNRFALLTFDDDNSVEV